The genomic window GAATTACTGGGGCTACAACACAATTGGTTTCTTCGCCCCCGACTTCAAGTACTCCAGCGGCGCCTCGCCGGGCGGACAGGTACAGGAGTTCAAGGCGATGGTGCGGGCGTTGCACGAGGCAGGCATCGAGGTGATCCTCGACGTGGTCTACAACCACACGGCCGAGGGCAATCACATGGGACCCACGTTGTCGATGCGCGGTATCGACAACGCGGCGTACTACCGGCTGGTCGACGACGACAAGCAGTACTACATGGACTACACCGGCACGGGTAACAGCCTCAACGTCGGGCATCCGCACGCGCTGCAGCTGATCATGGACTCGCTGCGGTACTGGGTGACGGAAATGCACGTCGACGGCTTCCGCTTCGACCTGGCGTCGACCCTGGCCCGGGAGTTCTACGACGTCGACCGGCTGGCGGCGTTTTTCGAACTCGTCCAACAGGATCCGATCGTCAGCCAGGTCAAACTCATCGCCGAACCGTGGGACGTCGGGCCGGGCGGTTATCAGGTGGGTGGCTTCCCGCCGCAGTGGACGGAGTGGAACGGCAAGTACCGCGACACCGTCCGCGACTTCTGGCGCGGCGAGCCGGCCACGCTCGACGAGTTTGCCTACCGGCTGTCGGGGTCGGCCGATCTCTACGAACACACCGGGCGCCGGCCGGTCGCGTCGATCAACTTCGTGGTCGCCCACGACGGGTTCACGCTGCGCGATCTGGTCTCCTACAACGAGAAGCACAACGAGGCCAACGGCGAGGACAACAACGACGGCGAGAGCCACAACCGCTCCTGGAACTGCGGCGTCGAAGGACTCACCGACGACCCGGGGATCAACGCGCTGCGTGCCCGGCAGCAGCGCAACTTCCTGACCACGCTGCTGCTGTCGCAGGGCGTACCGATGATCTGCCACGGCGACGAACTGGGTCGCACGCAGCGCGGCAACAACAACGGCTACTGCCAGGACAGCGAGCTCACCTGGATCAACTGGGCGCAGGCCGACACCGGTCTGCTGGAATTCACCCGCAAGGTCTCCGGTCTGCGCGCCGACCACCCCGTGTTCCGGCGGCGGCGTTTCTTTTCCGGCAAGCCCGTCGGCCGGCGCGGGCAGGACGGCCTGCCCGACATCTCCTGGTTCGCGCCGGACGGCTCGGAGATGACCGACGAGGACTGGGGCGCGGGCTTTTCCAAGTCCGTCGCGGTGTTCCTCAACGGGCACGGCATCCCCGACCGCGACGCGCGTGGGCAGCGGGTGCTCGACGATTCGTTCCTGCTGTGCTTCAACGCCCACCACGAGGCGCTCGAATTCACGCTGCCGCCGAAGGAGTTCGGTGCCTCTTGGCAGCTCGTGGTATTCACCGGGCCCGAGGAGGAGACGCCCGCCGACGAGGTGCCCGGTGGCGGCACGCTCACCGTCGACGCCCACAGCGCCGTGGTGCTGCAGGCCATCGCCACTGACGGGCGCTGACGAGCCTCTCCGTCGCCGCCCGATCCGATGAGCTTTGCTCGTCGGTTGGTGACTCTGTGCCCGGACACCGGGTCTACTAATGCGCGTACGCTGTCCGTGCCGTGTGCTTGGGGAGGAAGGGGCAGCCGATGGGAAGGCGGAGCCCCGACGCATGCCTGAATGATGCCGCGCGGTGCAGGCGGATCGCGTTGCTGGCGGTGTTCGCCATCGCCGCGCTGGATTGGGTGGGCTGGGGGACCGGTTTGGACCGGCTGACCCGCATGCATCCGATCTGGCCGCAAATGATGCCGTGGACGGCGTTGTGGCTGGTGGCGCTGGGCGCGGCGATTGGAGCGCAATCGGGTGATCCATCGCGACTGCGCGTGTGGGCCGGGCGCGGTCTGGCGCTGGTGGTAGTTGTCTTAGCCCTCATCATGCTGGCGGAGTACGGCACCGGTCGATCGGCCGACCTGGATCAGGTGTGGTTCGGCGACGCGGTCCGCGCGTCGGGATGGACCTGGCCGGGCCGGCCGAGCCTACAGACCACGTCGTCGTCCCTGCTCTTGGCCAGCGCCGTCGGGCTGATACGGGTGGATGGCAGGGTCCGAGTGGTCTGGCCCGTGTTCATCCCCACCGGCGCGGCCATCCCGTTCGTCACGGTCGGGGCCTACCTGTTCGACGTCCTGTCGCTGGTAGGCACCTCGTCCACGACCGGCCAGGCCTTGATGACGGCGCTCGCGCTCTTGCTGCTTGCCGCCGCGACTTTGCTGGCACGCCCCGACCGGTTCCCCGTTGCCTGGTTGCTTGCCCGGCCCGACAAGTCGTCGCTGCTCCGGCTGATGGCCATCCTCGCCGGCTTTCCGGTTGTCGTGGCGTTGTCGCGGCCGGCCCTCCTGGTGCTTGGGATCGGCGAGCACACGGTGTGGACCTTCTCGATCCTGTTGGGCACCGCCATCGTTGGGACGGTGACGTTCTTCTTCACCCAGGGCGAGCAGAAATTGCTGATAGAGAAGGAGCTGGTCAGCAAGCAACGCGCCGACGCCGAGATGCGCTATCGCATCCTCTCGGAAAACGCGGTGGACATCGTCGTACACCTGCGAGACGGAGAGCTCGCGTGGGTCTCGCCGTCGGTCGAGGCCGCACTCGGGTGGCTGCCGCATGCCTGGAGCGCCGCGGAGTTGGACCGCTATATCCATCCACTGGACTTCGAGGCCGTCAGTGCCGCGCTGAGCAGGGTCGCGGCCGGCGAATCGGTGGTGCAACGGTTCCGGTTACAGTCCGCCGACGGTGATTATCACTGGGTCGAGGGCCACGGAAAACCGTACGTCGACGCGACGGGTGACACCGATGGATTGATCGCGGCGCTGCGCATCGTCGACGATCAGGTGGAGGCGGAGCAGCGACTCGAACGATTGGCCCGGTTCGATACCCTTACCGGACTGGTGAACCGGGCCGAGGCCCTGGCCAGGTTCAGGTCCGCGCTGGGGCGACCCCGCCCGTCCGGGACCTACGTCGGCGTATTGTTCTGCGACGTCGACCATCTGAAGCAAATCAACGACATGTGGGGACATGCGGCCGGCGACCGCGTGCTGGCGACCGTGGCCGCACGGATCCGGGGAAGCGTCCGCGAAGACGACACCGTGGGACGGACTGGCGGCGACGAGATCCTCGTCGTTCTGTCGGACGTCCGCAGCATCGACGAGGTCGCCGAGATCGCCGAAAAGATCCGCTCCCGCGCCGCCCGGCCCGTCCATGTCTCCGGCGAGTCGATCAGCGTGACCCTGAGCATCGGCGCCACCGTCGCTATGCCGGGCGAGCTGTCTTCCGCCATCATGGCCCGTGCGGACGCCGCGATGTACCAAGCCAAATTGGGCGATAGGAACAGGGTCACCCGGATCTCGGCCGAGCCATCCCCGCACCGGGCGTCGTCATAATCTAATTGGCAAGGCGCGCAGAGCCTTTCGTGGAGCACATCAGCCGATGTTCTGCCCGTCGTCGCCCGCCAGGCCCCTGGTGGATACGCTGTGCTGCAGCGTGGTCGTTACAGGAGAGGGCAAATATGTCACGGACAGTGGTGGTGGGTGCATCGAGTGGCCTCGGGCGCTGTATCGGAATCGGACTTGCGCAGCGCGGTGACCGGGTCGCGCTGCTGGCGCGCCGAAAAGAGCGCATCGAGTCGGCGGCCAGGGAAGCCGGATCGGGCGCGGTCGCCGTCGAGTGCGACAGCACCGACCAGGCATCCTGCCAGTCGGCGATCGGTGAGGTCGCCGCCGCGTTCGGCGGCATCGACAACATCGTGTACACGCCCGCGATCAGTCCGCTCGTTCGCTTGGTCGACACCGATGCCGAAACGTGGCGGCGCATCTTCGACACCAACGTGATCGGGGCGTCGCTGGTGACCGCGGCGGCGATTCCGCACCTGACCGCGTCCGCGGGCAAGGCGGTCTACCTGTCCTCCGACGCGGGTCCTTACGGCCCGCCCTGGCAGGGTCTCGGCGCGTACGGCGTCAGCAAGGCGGCCCTCGAGCGGCTGGTCGACGCCTGGCGCGCCGAACACCCTGACGTCGGCTTCACCAACCTCGTCGTGGGCGAGTGCGCGGGCGGCGAGGGCGAGGCGGCGACCGGGATGAATGCCGGCTGGGACATGGACCTCGCCATGCAGGCCGTCCCGGTGTGGGTGGCGGATCGCTGCATGCCGGGCAAGCTCATGCCCATCGAGGACCTGGTCGAGGTGGTGCACACCATCCTGGGCACCAACTCCGCTACGTCGATGCCGGTCGTGGTCGCCCGGGGCGCCCCGGCCGGCACCCCGGCATTAGCGCCCTCGTCAGTGACGCCCTAGCTTCTCCCGGACCAAGTCGGTCAGGAAGCGCCCGGCCGATACCGGCCGAAACGCCAGGGCCGCCTCGGTTAGCGCGTCGCGGGACGCGGTGGGCAGCTCGATGTCGGCGGCGGCGACGTTGAATTCGAGCTGCTCGACGCTGGACGCGCCAGGAATGGCGACCACGCCCGGATAGCTGATCAGCCAGGCCAGAGCGACCTGGGCCGGCTTGGCGTCGACCTGCTTGGCGACATCGCGCAGCGTCTGCAGTAGCGGCTCGACGCGGCGCAGGTTCTCGGTGCCGAACAGCGCATTGACCGCGCGAATGCCGCCCGGCCGGTTGTCGACGCCGTACTTACCGCCCAGCAACCCCTGTTCCAGCGGGCTCCACGCGATCACGACGCGGTTCTCCCGCTCGGCGAACGGCACCAGATCCTTCAGCGCCCTGGGGAAGGCCAGCGAGAAGTGGACCTGGTTGCTGATCACCGGACGCCCCAGCGCGGCGTCGGCCTTCTGCCAGCGCTCCAGCGAATAGTTCGAGACGCCCGCCGCACCGATCT from Mycobacterium shigaense includes these protein-coding regions:
- the glgX gene encoding glycogen debranching protein GlgX, translating into MTRADAPFPTPTGELWPGKAYPLGATYDGAGTNFALFSEVAERVELCLFDADGTETRIALPEVDYFVWHGYIPSIEPGQRYGYRVYGPYEPEAGRRCNPNKLLLDPYAKAIDGTFDWNQSLFSYNFGEPESRNDEDSATSMPKSVVINPYFDWGTDRPPGHEYADSVIYEAHVKGLTRTHPDIPEQMRGTYTAVAHPVIIDHLKSLGVTAIELMPVHHFANDSTLVERNLSNYWGYNTIGFFAPDFKYSSGASPGGQVQEFKAMVRALHEAGIEVILDVVYNHTAEGNHMGPTLSMRGIDNAAYYRLVDDDKQYYMDYTGTGNSLNVGHPHALQLIMDSLRYWVTEMHVDGFRFDLASTLAREFYDVDRLAAFFELVQQDPIVSQVKLIAEPWDVGPGGYQVGGFPPQWTEWNGKYRDTVRDFWRGEPATLDEFAYRLSGSADLYEHTGRRPVASINFVVAHDGFTLRDLVSYNEKHNEANGEDNNDGESHNRSWNCGVEGLTDDPGINALRARQQRNFLTTLLLSQGVPMICHGDELGRTQRGNNNGYCQDSELTWINWAQADTGLLEFTRKVSGLRADHPVFRRRRFFSGKPVGRRGQDGLPDISWFAPDGSEMTDEDWGAGFSKSVAVFLNGHGIPDRDARGQRVLDDSFLLCFNAHHEALEFTLPPKEFGASWQLVVFTGPEEETPADEVPGGGTLTVDAHSAVVLQAIATDGR
- a CDS encoding sensor domain-containing diguanylate cyclase, which encodes MGRRSPDACLNDAARCRRIALLAVFAIAALDWVGWGTGLDRLTRMHPIWPQMMPWTALWLVALGAAIGAQSGDPSRLRVWAGRGLALVVVVLALIMLAEYGTGRSADLDQVWFGDAVRASGWTWPGRPSLQTTSSSLLLASAVGLIRVDGRVRVVWPVFIPTGAAIPFVTVGAYLFDVLSLVGTSSTTGQALMTALALLLLAAATLLARPDRFPVAWLLARPDKSSLLRLMAILAGFPVVVALSRPALLVLGIGEHTVWTFSILLGTAIVGTVTFFFTQGEQKLLIEKELVSKQRADAEMRYRILSENAVDIVVHLRDGELAWVSPSVEAALGWLPHAWSAAELDRYIHPLDFEAVSAALSRVAAGESVVQRFRLQSADGDYHWVEGHGKPYVDATGDTDGLIAALRIVDDQVEAEQRLERLARFDTLTGLVNRAEALARFRSALGRPRPSGTYVGVLFCDVDHLKQINDMWGHAAGDRVLATVAARIRGSVREDDTVGRTGGDEILVVLSDVRSIDEVAEIAEKIRSRAARPVHVSGESISVTLSIGATVAMPGELSSAIMARADAAMYQAKLGDRNRVTRISAEPSPHRASS
- a CDS encoding SDR family oxidoreductase, whose amino-acid sequence is MVVGASSGLGRCIGIGLAQRGDRVALLARRKERIESAAREAGSGAVAVECDSTDQASCQSAIGEVAAAFGGIDNIVYTPAISPLVRLVDTDAETWRRIFDTNVIGASLVTAAAIPHLTASAGKAVYLSSDAGPYGPPWQGLGAYGVSKAALERLVDAWRAEHPDVGFTNLVVGECAGGEGEAATGMNAGWDMDLAMQAVPVWVADRCMPGKLMPIEDLVEVVHTILGTNSATSMPVVVARGAPAGTPALAPSSVTP
- a CDS encoding aldo/keto reductase, with amino-acid sequence MKFIDVDGVGRVSRIGLGTWQFGSREWGYGDQYASGPARDIVQRALGLGVTFFDTAEVYGLGKSERILGEALGDERAKVAVASKIFPVAPFPAVIKQRERASARRLQLDRIPLYQIHQSNPVVPDSVIMPGMRDLLDSGKIGAAGVSNYSLERWQKADAALGRPVISNQVHFSLAFPRALKDLVPFAERENRVVIAWSPLEQGLLGGKYGVDNRPGGIRAVNALFGTENLRRVEPLLQTLRDVAKQVDAKPAQVALAWLISYPGVVAIPGASSVEQLEFNVAAADIELPTASRDALTEAALAFRPVSAGRFLTDLVREKLGRH